One Salvelinus fontinalis isolate EN_2023a chromosome 11, ASM2944872v1, whole genome shotgun sequence DNA window includes the following coding sequences:
- the LOC129865523 gene encoding purine nucleoside phosphorylase-like isoform X1 — protein sequence MFPDSSTGYSYEDCKATADWLLAQTSVRPVVGIVCGSGMGGLADMLKDQVAFNYKDIPNFPQSTVHGHAGRLVFGTLKGRPCVCMQGRFHLYEGYAIQKITLPMRIFSLLGVETVILTNAAGGLNQDFKVGDIMIMKDHINMPGFAGNNPLAGTNDDRFGVRFPCMSDAYDRELQQLAVDVGQELGYGDFLREGVYCVLGGPSFETIAECRMLHKLGADAVGMSTAHEVIAARHCGMRVFALSLITNKAVMDYDSEEKANHEEVLETGQHRAIQLEKLVSTMVTRMEYNNTNA from the exons ATGTTTCCAGACTCAAGCACCGG GTACAGCTACGAGGACTGCAAGGCCACAGCAGACTGGCTGTTGGCCCAGACCTCCGTTCGCCCCGTGGTTGGCATCGTGTGTGGTTCAGGAATGGGAGGACTGGCTGACATGCTGAAAGACCAAGTGGCCTTCAACTACAAGGACATCCCCAACTTCCCCCAGAGCACAG TGCACGGCCATGCTGGACGCTTGGTGTTTGGGACACTGAAGGGAAGGCCATGCGTGTGCATGCAGGGACGCTTCCACCTGTACGAGGGATACGCCATTCAGAAG ATCACCCTGCCTATGCGTATCTTCAGCTTGCTGGGTGTAGAGACGGTCATCCTGACCAACGCTGCTGGCGGTCTCAACCAGGACTTCAAAGTGGGAGACATCATGATCATGAAAGATCACATCAACATGCCCGGCTTTGCTGGCAACAACCCACTTGCTGGAACAAACGACGACAG GTTCGGTGTGCGGTTCCCCTGTATGTCTGACGCGTACGACAGAGAGCTGCAGCAGCTGGCTGTGGATGTGGGACAGGAACTAGGCTACGGTGACTTCCTGCGTGAGGGCGTATACTGCGTCCTGGGCGGGCCCTCGTTCGAGACCATCGCGGAGTGTCGCATGCTGCACAAACTGGGAGCTGACGCTGTCG gcaTGAGCACGGCTCACGAGGTGATCGCGGCGCGTCACTGTGGCATGCGTGTGTTCGCCCTATCCCTGATTACCAACAAGGCTGTGATGGACTACGACAGTGAGGAGAAGGCCAACCATGAGGAAGTCCTGGAGACAGGCCAGCACCGCGCCATCCAGCTGGAGAAACTGGTCTCTACCATGGTCACCCGCATGGAATACAACAACACCAACGCCTAA
- the LOC129865523 gene encoding uncharacterized protein LOC129865523 isoform X2 codes for MFPDSSTGYSYEDCKATADWLLAQTSVRPVVGIVCGSGMGGLADMLKDQVAFNYKDIPNFPQSTVHGHAGRLVFGTLKGRPCVCMQGRFHLYEGYAIQKDNHTSRMCKGYLNKTESDGVLHQMTWPPQSPDLNPIEMIWDELNRRVKKKHPTSAQHMWELLQDCWKSIPDHPAYAYLQLAGCRDGHPDQRCWRSQPGLQSGRHHDHERSHQHARLCWQQPTCWNKRRQVRCAVPLYV; via the exons ATGTTTCCAGACTCAAGCACCGG GTACAGCTACGAGGACTGCAAGGCCACAGCAGACTGGCTGTTGGCCCAGACCTCCGTTCGCCCCGTGGTTGGCATCGTGTGTGGTTCAGGAATGGGAGGACTGGCTGACATGCTGAAAGACCAAGTGGCCTTCAACTACAAGGACATCCCCAACTTCCCCCAGAGCACAG TGCACGGCCATGCTGGACGCTTGGTGTTTGGGACACTGAAGGGAAGGCCATGCGTGTGCATGCAGGGACGCTTCCACCTGTACGAGGGATACGCCATTCAGAAG gacaatcacacctccaggatgtgtaagggctatttgaacaagacggagagtgatggagtgctgcatcagatgacctggcctccacaatcacccgacctcaacccaattgagatgatttgggatgagttgaaccgcagagtgaagaaaaagcatccaacaagtgctcagcatatgtgggaactccttcaagactgttggaaaagcattccag ATCACCCTGCCTATGCGTATCTTCAGCTTGCTGGGTGTAGAGACGGTCATCCTGACCAACGCTGCTGGCGGTCTCAACCAGGACTTCAAAGTGGGAGACATCATGATCATGAAAGATCACATCAACATGCCCGGCTTTGCTGGCAACAACCCACTTGCTGGAACAAACGACGACAG GTTCGGTGTGCGGTTCCCCTGTATGTCTGA